A single window of Priestia filamentosa DNA harbors:
- a CDS encoding ZIP family metal transporter — MWNAAMWGGISGSAVLIGALVAMLLPIQKKIIGYIMAFGTGVLIGAAAYELLGESLNSGGVLPTSIGFIAGAVTFTFFNYMVSRKGAAERKRSEQNVATSGGIAIFIGTIMDAIPESIMIGASLLEGHSVSFLLVIAIFISNIPEGLSSTAGMKDNGYSKLKILILWIAVLAISTFASWSGYFFLDGASEAVMASIAAFAGGGIIAMVASTMMPEAYDDSGSTTGLITSLGLLVSLLLNNFS; from the coding sequence ATGTGGAATGCAGCAATGTGGGGCGGAATTTCAGGTTCTGCCGTTTTAATTGGCGCGTTAGTTGCGATGCTTCTTCCTATTCAAAAAAAGATAATTGGTTATATTATGGCCTTTGGGACAGGTGTCTTAATTGGAGCTGCGGCATATGAGCTTCTCGGTGAGTCCCTCAATAGCGGCGGAGTGCTTCCAACGAGCATTGGATTTATAGCAGGAGCTGTTACTTTTACTTTTTTCAATTATATGGTTTCCCGAAAAGGAGCCGCAGAACGGAAACGATCAGAACAAAATGTAGCTACAAGCGGCGGTATTGCTATCTTTATCGGAACCATTATGGATGCAATACCAGAATCCATTATGATTGGAGCAAGTCTTTTAGAGGGACACTCTGTAAGTTTTCTGCTCGTTATTGCCATCTTTATTAGCAATATTCCTGAAGGACTTTCAAGCACAGCAGGTATGAAAGATAACGGATATTCCAAGCTAAAAATCTTAATTTTATGGATTGCCGTTCTTGCTATTTCCACCTTTGCGTCATGGTCAGGATATTTCTTTCTTGATGGTGCTTCTGAAGCTGTTATGGCTAGTATTGCTGCATTTGCCGGAGGCGGAATTATTGCAATGGTCGCTTCAACAATGATGCCTGAAGCATATGATGATAGCGGTTCAACAACAGGACTTATTACTTCACTTGGGCTACTCGTGTCCCTTTTATTAAATAATTTTTCATAA
- a CDS encoding YrzQ family protein yields the protein MNKVFSSVLALGVGLYAYNRVTDGQSDLFSKRNMKKMRKRVMKNFS from the coding sequence ATGAACAAAGTTTTTTCTTCTGTCCTTGCTTTAGGTGTTGGCTTATATGCATATAACCGTGTTACAGATGGTCAAAGCGATCTTTTTTCCAAACGAAATATGAAAAAAATGCGCAAGCGCGTTATGAAAAATTTCTCTTAA
- a CDS encoding AI-2E family transporter, whose translation MMKAVSFRWLYRLSVLLLLFLTLFIFFKLQHIWLPILFMLLKVLSPFIVAALITYLLHPTVEKLHKSGIQRPLALFIIYLLFFGGVGYGLYKGIPLFLVQVMEVGDQLPLFVGTYKEWVSEVHYHTSSLPDGIHTKIEGAIDDTEKMLEGILNRIADSIRSAFSMFFLLILIPFIAFYMLKDFDKIKHFIFILTPAKWRDKGKSFLKDVDHSLGSYLRGQFLVCFIIGACATILLWIFHMPYPFFLGTIIGVTNIIPYFGPIIGAIPSAVIALTISVKMVIIVVIIIFVLQFLEGNVLSPLIVGKSLHIHPLLIMLALLLGGEIGGVLGLILAVPLLAILKVTITYMRSPSPSD comes from the coding sequence ATGATGAAAGCTGTATCTTTTCGCTGGCTTTATCGATTAAGTGTTTTATTATTACTATTTTTAACGCTGTTTATTTTTTTTAAATTACAACATATATGGCTGCCCATTTTATTTATGTTATTAAAAGTACTCTCTCCATTTATTGTAGCAGCGCTTATTACATATTTGCTTCATCCAACAGTCGAGAAATTGCATAAAAGCGGAATTCAAAGACCCCTTGCTCTTTTTATTATTTACTTGCTCTTTTTTGGAGGAGTTGGATATGGACTTTATAAGGGAATTCCACTTTTTCTTGTTCAAGTAATGGAAGTGGGCGATCAGCTTCCTCTTTTTGTAGGAACATACAAGGAATGGGTAAGTGAAGTTCATTACCATACATCTTCCTTACCAGACGGTATTCATACAAAAATTGAGGGAGCAATTGATGATACAGAAAAAATGCTTGAAGGGATATTAAATCGAATTGCAGACAGTATTCGCTCTGCTTTTAGTATGTTTTTTCTTCTGATCCTCATTCCTTTTATTGCTTTTTATATGTTGAAAGACTTCGATAAAATAAAGCACTTTATTTTTATCCTCACTCCTGCAAAATGGAGAGATAAAGGAAAGAGTTTTCTTAAAGATGTAGACCATTCGCTAGGGAGTTATTTAAGAGGTCAGTTTCTTGTTTGTTTTATTATTGGAGCATGCGCAACAATCCTTTTATGGATTTTTCATATGCCATATCCCTTTTTTCTCGGGACAATCATTGGTGTTACAAATATCATTCCATATTTTGGACCTATTATTGGAGCGATCCCATCTGCTGTTATTGCTCTTACGATCTCAGTGAAAATGGTTATAATTGTAGTTATTATTATCTTCGTGCTTCAATTTTTAGAAGGCAATGTATTGTCTCCTCTTATTGTCGGGAAATCCTTGCACATTCACCCGCTTCTCATTATGCTCGCTCTTTTACTGGGAGGAGAAATTGGAGGAGTATTAGGATTAATTTTAGCTGTCCCGCTGTTAGCTATACTGAAAGTAACGATTACTTATATGAGATCCCCATCTCCAAGTGATTGA